Part of the Spinacia oleracea cultivar Varoflay chromosome 5, BTI_SOV_V1, whole genome shotgun sequence genome, CAGGGGAACAGGAATGGGTGACTCCACATTTAGTTATCAAGGAAATTGTGTATAGTACCGCCAATAAGAGGGGTGTAGTTCTTCCGAGTGTCAAGAAGATCACCTTCTATTATCCATGGAGGTGTCTTAGGAAAATCGGGCAGTGGCAAACCTTCATTAGGGACCTTCCAACTGACGACTGCACAACTCATTGGATCGATGATAAATCGCTACGACAATTGCTTATTGCTTGGGAGCGAACAAAGAAAATTCCATTCCTTCCCGTTTTAAGGTACCCAATCGTTGATGCTTGCTATGAAAAGTGGCGTCGTGGAGATGTGTGAATGTATAAGAGGCCTAAAACGGAGGTTGATTCTTCAAGTAGGGTCATCAAGAAGATAAAGAAGGAGTGATGATAAGAAAAAATGGCTTCCTAatggttgtttgtttatttatctttcttgttttgaaattgtatttcctatggATGTAATACTTGTTTAGGGACTGCCCTAGCAAGCTTTGTAGTGTGTTTAAGTACTAGGCTAAGGTAATTTGGGGAGTTGGAGGAAAAATCCAATGTAATGCGGGAATTTGATGAAATAAAATGAAGCCATTaagaatatttttttcttttctaaaataaatctGCATTGCACGATTTAATAAAGACCATAGTGACTTGTTAGTTTCCGATATTGAATCCTCACATGATAAGCCCAAGCATGCACTTATGACCATGGATGCAAAACAAAGTATTCACACAAATGATAACACTAAATTACTCTAGTAAAGCAAGGGACTTATAAAGATTTACACATGGTAAGTTTTGAATATCTTGTGATGGTAAAATTTagaaatatacatatatatatatatatatatatatatatatatatatatatatatatatatatatatatatatatatgtacgtactgacgtacatatacaatacatcacgttctttttttttttttttgggcttcTCTCTATTCTTTTCTTATGATCCATTTATTGCTTAGGCCTTTTTCTCTCATTTATTTTCTATTACTCTCCTTTTATGCCCTTCTTTTTTTTGGCCTAACGGATCTTGAGAGTTAAGTGGCATACATCAGGTGAGCTAATTGCCCCTTGACTAACGCATTGGCCTTCTCTCCAATGGCTGGGCCAGTGCCTTTTcagcttaaaaaaaaaataagtgaatATGTAATGGATTTCACCTTTATTTTTGACCGAATCCAtgtggattgcctacgtatcccatGATAAGGGAATCAGGTCAAAGCGTAGTTCAGGATATTACGAGGCTTGCTTTTCTAACTAATATATCTGAAAGCTATCTTACTCATACTAGGATACATCATGGATCATACGATCATCAAAATACTAGACGTAATATTTCTTAAGCTGGTCAAGGTTGGTAAAATGGAGGAATTCGTCGCCGTTAAGATCAACCAGTTTCACTGCCCCTGCTGAGGTGATGTGTTTGACCAGAAATGGGCCTGACCAGTTAGGCTTAAATTTCCCACGAGGATCATGTATTGGAGCCCGATTCTCTTTCAAGACCAAATCTCCTTCTCGAATGCCCCTATCTCGCACTCTTTTATTGAAAGCTCGCGCGATACGTCGTTGATAAAGTTGGATGTTGTTTAGGGCCTCCAACCTTCGTTCGTCTGCTAGGGCCAGCTCGTCGTACCGAACCTTGAACCATTGATATTTGGATACCTCGCTTTCATTCATAACCCGGAGTGATTGAATTTCGATTTCCACAGGAAGGACAGGTTCCATTCCATATACTAGAGAATACGGAGTAGTCCCTGTTGGAGTTCGAATAGAAATTATATACCCCCAAAGGGCATATGGTAATTTGTCAGGCCATTCCCGGGTTTTTTCTGTCATTTTTGCAATTATCGTTCGAATGGTTTTGTTGGCGGCTTCAACTGCTCCATTGGTCTGAGGACGATAAGGGGAAGACTGATGATGTCTAACCTTATATTTCTCAAGAGTTTCTTTTAAGTGCCCTTCAAAGTGAGAGCCGTTGTCAGAAATGATTTCAAAAGGCACTCCGTAGCGACATATGATGTTGTTGATCACAAATTTGGAGACTTGCTTTGCCCCTAGCTTTGCATATGACGCTGCTTCAATCCATTTCGAGAAATAGTCAACAGCAACTAAAATGTATTGGTGTCCGTTCGAGGCTTTTGGGTGAATTTGTCCGATGATATCTATACCCCAACTAGAAAacggccatggagaagtgagaTTATGTAAGGAGGTAGGTGGCGATTGAGATTTGCGAAAAATTGACATTTCTTGCAAGTCCTCACAAAATGGACACAGTCGCTTTCTAAAGTGGTCCAATAATAACCTGCTCGCAAGATTTTTCGAGCTAGCATCCTGCCATTCATGTGCGGACCGCATTCACCACCATGGATTTCTCCCAtgatcttttgttttttttttgtcaacacACAATTGTAGAGTTCCATCAAAACCCTTGCGGTACAATCTATCTTTTAGTATTACAAAGTGAGCTGTCAATCGCCGGATAGCCAATTGGTCTTTTTTATGACTCTCTTCAGGATATCGACCGGTGATtagaatttttttaatatcaGCATACCAAGCATCTTTATCGTCTTGCAAAGTCAATGAAGCAATCATATGTTCAAGGTTGACTACCGGTGAATCACTTTCCTCAATAGTCACAGCTCGAATTTTTACGTTGTTTTCCCATGTTAAATTTACCGCTAAGTTTGCTAATGCATCCGTGAAACTGTTTTGCTCCCGGGGAAGATGCTTGAAGTCAATATCTTCAAAGTACGGAATGAACTGTTGGAGATACTCGGTATACATTTGTAATCTCTCATCTCGGACTCTCCATACTCCAATTGTTTGAGAGATAATGAGGTTAGAATCTCCATATACTGTGAGGTATTTCGCCCCTGCCGCTAAGGCTGCCTTAACGCCATAAATGCAAGCTTCGTACTCTGCCGTGTTATTAGTCGTTGGAAAACTCAATTTCACAGCAAAAGGGATATGAATTCCATAAGGATCAATGAGAAAAACACCCGCGCCATTGCCCCTTCTATTAGATGCTCCGTCAAAGTACATTTTCCACCTAGATATCCCAATGTTGAGTAAATGTTCTGTTAACCCacatggttttgatgatgacaggcaaacttaactaataaatgtttaagtttctatgctaagaaaaccaggagttccagagcaggaacaagagaaggccaaagcatgtagacttggacaatcagagaaactgatcaagcaggcataaataagttcctgatgggaacatggttcgagaagttccagaggtggaacaaccaacatgcggagcagcatggaacatgaagacaggaaataagagtttattttctaggattcatgtaagtatgtagtagcTTGAAAGATTATGGAACAAGGTACTAAAAGGAACTTTGAATGTGATCttaaaaatagtaaaataaagtCTCTCTAATATAAGATTAATAttttctaaagaaagattttataaaacagaatattttctaaagaaagattttataaaatataatattttataaagaaagattttataaaatagaaatagaattttactgtgaagaaataaaatgaaatagttATGTTTTGGAAAATACACCTTGGATCCTATTTTACAAAACATTTCTTTTTCCCCAAGGATTTTATTTAATCACGTTTTCCTATTTTCTGTTCTTTCAAAAGGAAATTCTGTTGAGAAAATTCAGGCACTTCCAGCTTTGACTCCCACGTTTTCAGCAACTGAATAGGTCATGGGAACATGCCTAAAATCATGGCAACATGGTCGTCAGTTGAGGAGATTAAGGGGGAAGTGGTTAGGAGTTTCAACACTATAAAAGAAGATCTTAGCATTCATTCCAAACTGTCTGACTCTCACAGTCTTTCCAGTAGGTCTGGTTTAAGAGGAAAAACGTTTTAATAGAAATATGTTTTGGTTTCCACGTTCTTGAGTCAGTCCATTAGTTCCAAGTTCCTCGAAGTTCTAAGTTCCCCATTGTTCTTTCATGTGCTACATActagagggatactaatcaattatcaatcatcaatattttgagagttggtcaagggttgagcgaactcttgtaatggggaattggtaaagggtttgagtgaattcttgtatcaagttttgggctggaacttgagtgagttcctgatgtgtatggggcaggaacgtgagtgagttcctgatatgtatttgggtaggctttgagtgaagtctatgagagagaagaagagaggctttgagtgaagtctaagagtcaagagagacttctagggaagtcagtgagagcgtagttgtttgagggaacaactattgggaacttgagttcgtagaggaactcaagtaatggccaagtttcttataggattgtaactgagttgttgccctatagtgaaaagagtttgagttgaaatccctagtgggtcgaggttttctttccagttgggccctggaaagtttcctcgtaaaatctctcttgcattgtttctctacttgcttatgttctttataattccgcaaaaattggctagcaagttccatattacaattcaccccccctcttgtagtgttccatccaaataacaattggtatcagagccggaactcgctgataagcaggaaaccctgctgagttaagttcctggaaggaggaacaattacaagaaacttgatgaaaggaactcgatcctacccattcaaaggaacaaggcagatctgacttttattgttgaataaaagtcaggCAAGGTATAACTGGCGatcttctaaggtaaatatctattcctttagaccttctttgtgtgcatacattaatttattgcgtgttccttgcattgtttctaatggaacttctgttttgttttgatttaaaattaaatttgaaaaatctaaaatctatatttaataaatgatttttcaattttttttaacttcagtacattaaaattatgtcaaggaaacgtattttgaaaaatgcatatttgtggaactcggagttttttaatttttaggcaacaaaatatcctacttattttttctctgcctaagaactattattttatatgcttcatgaatatattgaatatcatttatatgaaggcttattgtatcttggtagtagttgttgtg contains:
- the LOC130461416 gene encoding uncharacterized protein translates to MSPKPGEPLILYLTVTETAMGALLAQYQEGTKREIAIYYLSKKFLDYETRYNPLEKACIALIYATKKLRHYLQAHTTFLISRLDPIKYIFEKPILTERFARWHAILSEFDIQCVNQKSVKGRAISEALADGPISGDEFDDEFPDEHRKNKSTCGIDLAFVVSNRLIWWKMYFDGASNRRGNGAGVFLIDPYGIHIPFAVKLSFPTTNNTAEYEACIYGVKAALAAGAKYLTVYGDSNLIISQTIGVWRVRDERLQMYTEYLQQFIPYFEDIDFKHLPREQNSFTDALANLAVNLTWENNVKIRAVTIEESDSPVVNLEHMIASLTLQDDKDAWYADIKKILITGRYPEESHKKDQLAIRRLTAHFVILKDRLYRKGFDGTLQLCVDKKKTKDHGRNPWW